A region of Gracilinanus agilis isolate LMUSP501 chromosome 3, AgileGrace, whole genome shotgun sequence DNA encodes the following proteins:
- the LOC123239780 gene encoding vomeronasal type-1 receptor 1-like, giving the protein MISLDKLLSIAFFSQTVIGVQGNFFLIYLFTFMSFTGQRLRPIDLILTQLALANSLVLLSKGFPQGMAVWGLKNFLDGIGCKIVFYLHRVARGLSLSMTCLLSGLQAIIISPNNTTWITLKVRIPKYIIPSSIFCWIFYMLQNIIILEKLQGPKGTRNISEIKKYGYCSVNATNIISISSYVVVFFLPDAVLMTFISFTSGYKVYLLHKHHKRVQQMHTAHFSTRAFPEIRATKMILVLVSTFVTFYLINAILTVYMHSMTPRPWLQHSSAFMSSLFPMVSPFVLISSDSQILRYYSAVHSRRNPHTGNDSTI; this is encoded by the coding sequence ATGATTTCTTTGGACAAGCTCCTGAGTATTGCCTTCTTCTCACAGACAGTAATTGGAGTTCAGGGAAACTTCTTCCTGATTTATCTCTTCACTTTCATGTCCTTCACTGGCCAGAGGCTGAGACCCATAGACTTGATTCTCACCCAGCTGGCTTTGGCCAACTCCTTGGTGCTCCTCTCTAAAGGCTTCCCTCAGGGAATGGCAGTTTGGGGGCTGAAGAACTTTTTGGATGGCATTGGCTGTAAAATTGTCTTCTACCTACACAGAGTAGCTCGGGGGCTTTCCCTCAGCATGACCTGCCTCCTGAGTGGTTTACAAGCCATCATCATAAGTCCCAACAACACCACGTGGATCACACTTAAAGTCAGAATCCCAAAATACATTATCCCCTCTAGTATCTTCTGCTGGATTTTCTACATGCTGCAAAATATCATTATTCTTGAGAAACTTCAAGGACCAAAGGGCACCAGAAACATCTCAGAGATAAAGAAGTATGGATATTGCTCTGTTAATGCAACAAATATCATTAGCATTTCATCCTATGTAGTTGTATTCTTCCTCCCTGATGCTGTGCTTATGACCTTCATTAGCTTTACCAGTGGCTACAAGGTTTATCTCCTACACAAGCACCACAAGAGAGTCCAGCAGATGCACACTGCCCACTTCTCCACTCGAGCCTTCCCTGAGATCAGAGCCACCAAAATGATCCTAGTGCTGGTGAGCACCTTTGTCACATTTTACCTAATCAATGCCATCTTGACAGTATATATGCATTCAATGACACCCAGACCCTGGCTGCAGCATAGCTCTGCCTTTAtgtcttcccttttccccatgGTTAGCCCTTTTGTGCTCATCAGCAGTGACTCACAAATCCTGAGGTACTACAGTGCTGTCCATAGTAGAAGAAATCCACATACTGGAAATGACTCCACTATCTAG